A single region of the Plantactinospora soyae genome encodes:
- a CDS encoding SRPBCC family protein: MGRQFEVRWESELSASPSEVWEAFTAHTSGWLWKIDYEPRVGGAERGLSGSGGTVTVWDPPNRFVTRAVDGDGVNELDYRVEPRGTGSYLRYVHRGVIAGDYERELDACRQHTAFYQHTFGEYLRHFAGHDAAYVSAGGPETSARGGFAALRRALGVGPDVAVGDRVRLTPAGLTPIEGTVDYATYAFLGVRGADALYRFYGRDAWGWPVGVAHHLFAEGVDEAAEASTWQAWLTAALAPSGAVA, from the coding sequence ATGGGTAGGCAGTTCGAGGTGCGCTGGGAGAGCGAGTTGTCCGCGAGCCCGTCGGAGGTGTGGGAGGCGTTCACCGCGCACACCTCCGGCTGGCTCTGGAAAATCGACTACGAGCCACGGGTCGGCGGGGCCGAGCGGGGGCTGAGCGGCTCCGGCGGCACGGTCACGGTCTGGGATCCGCCGAACCGGTTCGTGACCCGGGCGGTGGACGGGGACGGCGTCAACGAACTCGACTACCGGGTCGAGCCGCGTGGCACGGGGTCCTACCTGCGCTACGTACACCGTGGGGTGATCGCCGGGGACTACGAGCGTGAGTTGGACGCCTGCCGGCAGCACACGGCGTTCTACCAGCACACGTTCGGGGAGTACCTGCGGCATTTCGCCGGCCACGACGCGGCCTACGTCTCCGCGGGCGGGCCGGAGACCTCCGCGCGGGGCGGCTTCGCCGCGCTGCGCCGGGCCCTGGGCGTCGGCCCGGACGTCGCCGTCGGCGACCGGGTCCGGCTGACGCCGGCCGGCCTGACGCCGATCGAGGGCACGGTCGACTACGCCACGTACGCCTTTCTCGGGGTACGCGGTGCCGACGCGCTCTACCGGTTCTACGGCCGGGACGCCTGGGGCTGGCCGGTCGGGGTGGCGCACCACCTGTTCGCCGAGGGCGTGGACGAGGCGGCGGAGGCGTCCACCTGGCAGGCGTGGCTGACCGCCGCACTGGCCCCGTCCGGGGCGGTGGCCTGA
- a CDS encoding YciI family protein, giving the protein MPQYAVLIFERETPGGVADIPPEVMRAHEELPGRIAELGGRIVAGLALEPSTTATAIRGDLLTDGPFIETKEALAGVFVIEARDLDHALALARLTPVVSGGVEVRPLIGFELLEPN; this is encoded by the coding sequence ATGCCCCAGTACGCGGTGCTGATCTTCGAGCGCGAGACCCCTGGCGGCGTGGCAGACATCCCGCCGGAGGTCATGCGGGCGCACGAGGAGTTGCCGGGGCGGATCGCCGAACTGGGTGGCCGGATCGTCGCCGGGTTGGCGCTGGAACCGTCGACCACGGCGACCGCGATCCGGGGCGACCTGCTGACCGACGGTCCGTTCATCGAGACCAAGGAGGCGCTGGCCGGCGTCTTCGTGATCGAGGCGCGGGATCTCGACCACGCGCTGGCGCTGGCCCGGCTGACGCCGGTCGTCAGCGGCGGTGTGGAGGTCCGGCCGCTGATCGGCTTCGAGCTCCTGGAGCCGAACTGA